In Brachypodium distachyon strain Bd21 chromosome 2, Brachypodium_distachyon_v3.0, whole genome shotgun sequence, one genomic interval encodes:
- the LOC100837477 gene encoding histone deacetylase HDT2 isoform X2 — MMQGLRFWGVVVKPGETVKCDPGESHYHISQIALEADNMKENVEVFVNVGGKRIMLGTLSVDKHPQVVTDQVFDKEFELVHSSMTSNICFTGYQFKIVKSSNSSSKEASDVSGDDSDEEVPLAIPLDSNTDDYKNNQATHGVNKLTASRPADAPCSISKAAVQETDSLEGPEGDHKDKTAAQDPSDDNDSKGSDQDMDHTPKGNKRPVETPLKTPSAKKTNIASPTVGKKTGSCVGKKSAHVHVATPYPAKQAHKISEHVHVATPHPAKHARKTPENSDKSKQSASYFCNSCNRTFNSSMGLEDHSRMKHGAAK, encoded by the exons ATGATGCAGGGTCTCCGCTTCTGGG GAGTTGTTGTCAAACCTGGAGAGACAGTGAAATGTGACCCAGGAGAGTCACATTATCATATTTCACAG ATAGCACTGGAGGCTGACAATATGAAAGAGAATGTGGAAGTTTTTGTCAACGTTGGTGGTAAAAGGATTATGCTTGGCACACTTTCAGTTGATAAGCATCCTCAGGTTGTAACTGATCAGGTGTTTGACAAGGAGTTTGAGCTGGTTCACTCCTCAATGACCAGCAACATCTGCTTTACTGGCTACCAATTCAAGATCGTGAAAAG TTCTAACTCGTCTTCTAAAGAAG CATCTGATGTTTCAGGTGATGATTCTGACGAGGAGGTTCCATTGGCTATTCCACTAGACTCCAATACAGATG ATTACAAAAACAATCAAGCTACACATGGTGTCAATAAGCTTACTGCATCAAGGCCTGCTGATGCTCCATGCTCTATATCAAAGGCTGCAGTTCAGGAAACAGATAGTCTTGAAGGGCCAGAGGGTGACCATAAG GATAAGACTGCTGCACAGGATCCCAGTGATGACAATGATAGTAAGGGTTCTGATCAAGATATGGACCATACTCCAAAG GGCAACAAGAGGCCAGTGGAAACACCCCTGAAGACACCTTCAGCGAAGAAGACAAATATAGCATCACCAACTGTGGGCAAGAAAACTG GCAGCTGTGTTGGTAAGAAAAGTGCGCATGTCCACGTTGCGACCCCTTACCCAGCAAAACAGGCTCATAAGATAAGTGAGCATGTTCATGTTGCGACCCCTCATCCAGCAAAACATGCAAGGAAGACACCTGAAAACAGTGACAAGTCTAAGCAATCGGCCAGCTACTTCTGCAATTCATGCAACAG GACATTCAACTCCTCAATGGGTCTCGAAGATCATTCCAGGATGAAGCATGGTGCCGCCAAATGA
- the LOC100837477 gene encoding histone deacetylase HDT2 isoform X3, which yields MMQGLRFWGVVVKPGETVKCDPGESHYHISQIALEADNMKENVEVFVNVGGKRIMLGTLSVDKHPQVVTDQVFDKEFELVHSSMTSNICFTGYQFKIVKSSNSSSKEGDDSDEEVPLAIPLDSNTDDYKNNQATHGVNKLTASRPADAPCSISKAAVQETDSLEGPEGDHKDKTAAQDPSDDNDSKGSDQDMDHTPKKMKGNKRPVETPLKTPSAKKTNIASPTVGKKTGSCVGKKSAHVHVATPYPAKQAHKISEHVHVATPHPAKHARKTPENSDKSKQSASYFCNSCNRTFNSSMGLEDHSRMKHGAAK from the exons ATGATGCAGGGTCTCCGCTTCTGGG GAGTTGTTGTCAAACCTGGAGAGACAGTGAAATGTGACCCAGGAGAGTCACATTATCATATTTCACAG ATAGCACTGGAGGCTGACAATATGAAAGAGAATGTGGAAGTTTTTGTCAACGTTGGTGGTAAAAGGATTATGCTTGGCACACTTTCAGTTGATAAGCATCCTCAGGTTGTAACTGATCAGGTGTTTGACAAGGAGTTTGAGCTGGTTCACTCCTCAATGACCAGCAACATCTGCTTTACTGGCTACCAATTCAAGATCGTGAAAAG TTCTAACTCGTCTTCTAAAGAAG GTGATGATTCTGACGAGGAGGTTCCATTGGCTATTCCACTAGACTCCAATACAGATG ATTACAAAAACAATCAAGCTACACATGGTGTCAATAAGCTTACTGCATCAAGGCCTGCTGATGCTCCATGCTCTATATCAAAGGCTGCAGTTCAGGAAACAGATAGTCTTGAAGGGCCAGAGGGTGACCATAAG GATAAGACTGCTGCACAGGATCCCAGTGATGACAATGATAGTAAGGGTTCTGATCAAGATATGGACCATACTCCAAAG AAAATGAAGGGCAACAAGAGGCCAGTGGAAACACCCCTGAAGACACCTTCAGCGAAGAAGACAAATATAGCATCACCAACTGTGGGCAAGAAAACTG GCAGCTGTGTTGGTAAGAAAAGTGCGCATGTCCACGTTGCGACCCCTTACCCAGCAAAACAGGCTCATAAGATAAGTGAGCATGTTCATGTTGCGACCCCTCATCCAGCAAAACATGCAAGGAAGACACCTGAAAACAGTGACAAGTCTAAGCAATCGGCCAGCTACTTCTGCAATTCATGCAACAG GACATTCAACTCCTCAATGGGTCTCGAAGATCATTCCAGGATGAAGCATGGTGCCGCCAAATGA
- the LOC100837781 gene encoding histone deacetylase HDT2 isoform X1 — translation MTMIKFWGVEVKPGQTVSCDGGHDHIIHVSQAALVETKKGSGNVVVSTKIDDQKVIIGTLSAENHPQILCDLNFQKKFELSHNSETASVFVCGYQSFMPDEFDPDSSEDEDEVEAVNNQVINNVGGIHEVTAPAKDGKKGTDGNGSDDDSDDDLLDLLSSGDDEMTDDDSSSEEDDTTSEEDDTSSEEDDISSEESSSDEEDEETLKEPEISKKRVAATALKAPASDKKAKIATPSGQKTASDDKKATHVTTPHPAKQAKTPANSKPKKSPKSTGGTVACKSCSKTFGSDAALKSHEKAKHE, via the exons ATGACCATGATCAAGTTCTGGG GCGTGGAAGTGAAGCCTGGACAGACTGTTTCTTGTGATGGCGGTCATGACCATATTATTCACGTCTCGCAG GCTGCCCTTGTTGAAACAAAGAAAGGAAGTGGGAATGTAGTTGTATCTACTAAAATCGATGATCAGAAGGTGATCATAGGAACTTTGTCGGCTGAAAATCATCCTCAGATTCTCTGTGATTTGAACTTTCAGAAAAAATTTGAGCTATCACACAATTCAGAGACTGCCAGTGTCTTTGTGTGCGGTTACCAGTCTTTCATGCCTGATGAGTTTGA TCCTGATTCTAGCGAAGATGAAG ACGAAGTGGAAGCTGTAAACAATCAAGTCATCAATAATGTTGGTG GCATACATGAGGTAACGGCTCCTGCAAAGGATGGCAAAAAGGGAACAGATGGCAATGGCAGCGATGATGATTCTGATGATGATTTATTAGACTTATTATCTTCTGGTGATGAT GAAATGACTGATGATGATTCCAGTAGTGAAGAGGATGATACCACTAGTGAAGAGGATGATACCAGTAGTGAAGAGGATGATATCAGTAGTGAAGAGTCTTCAAGtgacgaggaagatgaagaaacTCTTAAGGAG CCTGAGATTAGCAAGAAGAGAGTGGCAGCAACTGCCTTGAAGGCTCCTGCTTCTGACAAGAAGGCAAAGATTGCAACACCATCTGGCCAGAAAACAG CTTCAGATGACAAGAAGGCTACCCATGTGACAACTCCCCATCCAGCAAAGCAGGCCAAGACGCCGGCAAACAGCAAACCCAAGAAGTCCCCCAAATCCACTGGCGGAACCGTTGCCTGCAAGTCATGCAGCAA GACATTTGGCAGTGATGCGGCACTCAAATCTCATGAAAAGGCAAAGCACGAGTGA
- the LOC100837477 gene encoding histone deacetylase HDT2 isoform X1 — MMQGLRFWGVVVKPGETVKCDPGESHYHISQIALEADNMKENVEVFVNVGGKRIMLGTLSVDKHPQVVTDQVFDKEFELVHSSMTSNICFTGYQFKIVKSSNSSSKEASDVSGDDSDEEVPLAIPLDSNTDDYKNNQATHGVNKLTASRPADAPCSISKAAVQETDSLEGPEGDHKDKTAAQDPSDDNDSKGSDQDMDHTPKKMKGNKRPVETPLKTPSAKKTNIASPTVGKKTGSCVGKKSAHVHVATPYPAKQAHKISEHVHVATPHPAKHARKTPENSDKSKQSASYFCNSCNRTFNSSMGLEDHSRMKHGAAK; from the exons ATGATGCAGGGTCTCCGCTTCTGGG GAGTTGTTGTCAAACCTGGAGAGACAGTGAAATGTGACCCAGGAGAGTCACATTATCATATTTCACAG ATAGCACTGGAGGCTGACAATATGAAAGAGAATGTGGAAGTTTTTGTCAACGTTGGTGGTAAAAGGATTATGCTTGGCACACTTTCAGTTGATAAGCATCCTCAGGTTGTAACTGATCAGGTGTTTGACAAGGAGTTTGAGCTGGTTCACTCCTCAATGACCAGCAACATCTGCTTTACTGGCTACCAATTCAAGATCGTGAAAAG TTCTAACTCGTCTTCTAAAGAAG CATCTGATGTTTCAGGTGATGATTCTGACGAGGAGGTTCCATTGGCTATTCCACTAGACTCCAATACAGATG ATTACAAAAACAATCAAGCTACACATGGTGTCAATAAGCTTACTGCATCAAGGCCTGCTGATGCTCCATGCTCTATATCAAAGGCTGCAGTTCAGGAAACAGATAGTCTTGAAGGGCCAGAGGGTGACCATAAG GATAAGACTGCTGCACAGGATCCCAGTGATGACAATGATAGTAAGGGTTCTGATCAAGATATGGACCATACTCCAAAG AAAATGAAGGGCAACAAGAGGCCAGTGGAAACACCCCTGAAGACACCTTCAGCGAAGAAGACAAATATAGCATCACCAACTGTGGGCAAGAAAACTG GCAGCTGTGTTGGTAAGAAAAGTGCGCATGTCCACGTTGCGACCCCTTACCCAGCAAAACAGGCTCATAAGATAAGTGAGCATGTTCATGTTGCGACCCCTCATCCAGCAAAACATGCAAGGAAGACACCTGAAAACAGTGACAAGTCTAAGCAATCGGCCAGCTACTTCTGCAATTCATGCAACAG GACATTCAACTCCTCAATGGGTCTCGAAGATCATTCCAGGATGAAGCATGGTGCCGCCAAATGA
- the LOC100837781 gene encoding histone deacetylase HDT2 isoform X2 — protein MTMIKFWGVEVKPGQTVSCDGGHDHIIHVSQAALVETKKGSGNVVVSTKIDDQKVIIGTLSAENHPQILCDLNFQKKFELSHNSETASVFVCGYQSFMPDEFDPDSSEDEDEVEAVNNQVINNVGGIHEVTAPAKDGKKGTDGNGSDDDSDDDLLDLLSSGDDEMTDDDSSSEEDDTTSEEDDTSSEEDDISSEESSSDEEDEETLKEPEISKKRVAATALKAPASDKKAKIATPSGQKTDDKKATHVTTPHPAKQAKTPANSKPKKSPKSTGGTVACKSCSKTFGSDAALKSHEKAKHE, from the exons ATGACCATGATCAAGTTCTGGG GCGTGGAAGTGAAGCCTGGACAGACTGTTTCTTGTGATGGCGGTCATGACCATATTATTCACGTCTCGCAG GCTGCCCTTGTTGAAACAAAGAAAGGAAGTGGGAATGTAGTTGTATCTACTAAAATCGATGATCAGAAGGTGATCATAGGAACTTTGTCGGCTGAAAATCATCCTCAGATTCTCTGTGATTTGAACTTTCAGAAAAAATTTGAGCTATCACACAATTCAGAGACTGCCAGTGTCTTTGTGTGCGGTTACCAGTCTTTCATGCCTGATGAGTTTGA TCCTGATTCTAGCGAAGATGAAG ACGAAGTGGAAGCTGTAAACAATCAAGTCATCAATAATGTTGGTG GCATACATGAGGTAACGGCTCCTGCAAAGGATGGCAAAAAGGGAACAGATGGCAATGGCAGCGATGATGATTCTGATGATGATTTATTAGACTTATTATCTTCTGGTGATGAT GAAATGACTGATGATGATTCCAGTAGTGAAGAGGATGATACCACTAGTGAAGAGGATGATACCAGTAGTGAAGAGGATGATATCAGTAGTGAAGAGTCTTCAAGtgacgaggaagatgaagaaacTCTTAAGGAG CCTGAGATTAGCAAGAAGAGAGTGGCAGCAACTGCCTTGAAGGCTCCTGCTTCTGACAAGAAGGCAAAGATTGCAACACCATCTGGCCAGAAAACAG ATGACAAGAAGGCTACCCATGTGACAACTCCCCATCCAGCAAAGCAGGCCAAGACGCCGGCAAACAGCAAACCCAAGAAGTCCCCCAAATCCACTGGCGGAACCGTTGCCTGCAAGTCATGCAGCAA GACATTTGGCAGTGATGCGGCACTCAAATCTCATGAAAAGGCAAAGCACGAGTGA